Proteins found in one Buchnera aphidicola str. G002 (Myzus persicae) genomic segment:
- the murD gene encoding UDP-N-acetylmuramoyl-L-alanine--D-glutamate ligase: MSYNYFGKKILILGIGLTGISCINFFLKKGITPKVIDESVDPLHLDKMPKNIQYKFGTLEHKWILESDLIVISPGISSFRPILIKARILGIEIISDIELFTREAIFPIISITGTNGKSTVATMIQKIAKNAGYNACLGGNIGFPALNMLNKKANLYIIELSSFQLENTFTLKSKIAVVLNISEDHINRYPNGFAQYKKIKFSIYNGAEFCIINRYVQKKDLIKNTFKKYISIGTKKSHYQIYCDQKNAILCYKNNHVLNMRHTFLHGHHNYDNALVSLAISDIMKFPRNKTIDILKNFSTLPHRLQTIHYSRGISWINDSKSTNVNSTKVALDSLNSKGTIRLLLGGDRKFANFNVLKNYFKKLKIKIYCFGKDRIYLSNICKKKSILVNTLKEAIILISKEAVSGDTVLLSPGCSSLDQFSNFEERGNFFIKLIKEVT; this comes from the coding sequence ATGTCATATAATTATTTTGGCAAAAAAATATTAATTTTAGGTATAGGTTTAACTGGAATATCCTGCATCAATTTTTTTTTAAAAAAAGGAATTACACCAAAAGTTATTGATGAATCTGTAGATCCCTTACACCTAGATAAAATGCCTAAAAATATTCAATATAAATTTGGAACCTTAGAACATAAATGGATTTTAGAATCAGATTTAATTGTTATTAGCCCAGGAATTTCCTCATTTAGACCTATTTTAATAAAAGCTCGTATATTAGGCATTGAAATTATTAGTGATATTGAACTATTTACTAGAGAAGCAATATTTCCAATCATTTCTATCACAGGCACTAATGGGAAAAGTACTGTAGCTACCATGATTCAAAAAATTGCAAAAAATGCAGGTTATAATGCTTGCTTGGGTGGTAATATCGGTTTTCCAGCATTAAACATGCTTAATAAAAAAGCTAATTTATACATCATAGAGTTATCTAGTTTTCAACTAGAAAATACATTTACTTTAAAATCAAAAATAGCTGTTGTTCTTAATATAAGTGAAGATCATATTAATCGTTATCCTAACGGATTCGCACAATATAAAAAAATTAAATTCTCTATATATAATGGCGCCGAATTTTGTATAATTAATCGCTATGTTCAAAAAAAAGATCTGATTAAAAATACTTTTAAAAAATATATCAGTATAGGAACAAAAAAAAGTCATTATCAAATTTATTGCGATCAAAAAAATGCAATTTTATGCTATAAAAATAATCATGTATTAAATATGCGTCACACATTCTTACACGGTCATCATAATTATGATAATGCATTAGTATCTCTTGCTATCAGCGATATCATGAAATTTCCTAGAAATAAAACTATAGATATACTAAAAAATTTTTCAACTTTACCTCATCGATTACAAACTATACATTATAGTAGAGGAATCAGTTGGATCAATGATTCTAAATCTACAAATGTAAATAGTACTAAAGTAGCTTTAGATTCTTTAAATTCTAAAGGTACAATAAGATTGTTACTAGGCGGTGATAGAAAATTTGCAAATTTTAATGTATTAAAAAATTATTTTAAAAAATTAAAAATAAAAATTTATTGTTTTGGAAAAGATCGTATCTATTTATCAAATATATGTAAAAAAAAATCTATTTTGGTAAATACTTTAAAAGAAGCAATAATATTAATATCAAAAGAAGCAGTATCAGGTGATACAGTACTTTTATCTCCGGGTTGCAGTAGTTTAGATCAATTTTCTAATTTTGAAGAAAGAGGTAATTTTTTTATAAAATTAATAAAGGAAGTCACTTGA
- the ftsW gene encoding cell division protein FtsW, protein MKNLQKKNIEVPFNVKKNYIILYDRTLVWLSLILSSIGLIMVISASIPIGQSLYHDAFFFVKREILYFFLIFFLSFVFLRTPIIFWQNNSNIILIISIIMLFLVFLVGHSIHGSYRWINIGLLHIQPSEICKISSFCYISSYLSRKSNEVRSNFWGFFKPISIIIVESILLLAEPDLGTVIVLFFTSLSVLFLSGAKIGQFLVIISISILTVILLILLEPYRMNRILSFWNPWKDPFGNGYQLTQSLMALGRGNFLGQGLGNSIQKLNYLPDAHSDFIFSIIAEELGYLGSFIILLIIFSICLRAMNIGKKALDKKKIFEGFLACSIGIWFSFQTFINVGAVTGILPTKGLTLPLISYGGSSLVMNFIAIFFLLRIDFETRLRKSQAFPRGSK, encoded by the coding sequence TTGAAAAATCTGCAAAAAAAAAATATCGAAGTACCATTCAATGTAAAAAAAAACTATATTATATTATATGATCGTACATTAGTATGGTTGAGTTTAATTTTATCTTCTATTGGATTGATAATGGTAATTTCTGCATCTATTCCTATAGGACAAAGTTTATATCACGATGCATTTTTTTTTGTAAAAAGAGAAATATTATATTTTTTTTTGATATTTTTTTTATCTTTTGTCTTCTTACGTACACCAATAATTTTTTGGCAAAATAATAGTAATATTATATTAATAATTTCAATTATAATGCTTTTTTTAGTATTTCTAGTTGGCCATTCGATACATGGTTCTTATCGATGGATAAATATAGGTTTGCTACATATACAACCCTCTGAAATATGCAAAATTTCTTCTTTTTGTTACATATCTAGTTATTTATCACGAAAATCTAATGAAGTTCGTAGTAATTTTTGGGGTTTTTTTAAACCTATATCTATAATCATAGTAGAATCTATTCTTCTCTTAGCAGAGCCTGATTTAGGTACTGTTATCGTTTTATTTTTTACTAGTTTATCAGTTTTATTCCTTTCTGGCGCAAAAATAGGACAGTTTTTAGTTATTATTTCTATTAGTATATTAACAGTTATTTTATTAATTTTATTAGAACCTTATCGAATGAACAGAATATTATCTTTTTGGAATCCTTGGAAAGATCCATTTGGTAATGGTTATCAACTAACACAATCTTTAATGGCATTAGGACGCGGTAATTTTTTAGGACAAGGTTTAGGTAATTCAATACAAAAACTAAACTATTTACCTGATGCACATAGTGACTTTATATTTTCTATTATCGCTGAAGAACTAGGCTATCTAGGTTCTTTTATAATATTATTAATTATTTTTTCTATATGTTTACGTGCAATGAATATTGGTAAAAAAGCTTTGGATAAAAAAAAAATTTTCGAAGGATTTTTAGCATGTTCAATCGGTATTTGGTTCAGCTTTCAAACATTTATAAATGTAGGAGCTGTTACTGGTATTTTGCCTACTAAAGGATTAACTTTACCATTAATTAGTTATGGTGGTTCAAGTTTAGTGATGAACTTTATAGCTATTTTTTTTCTTTTAAGAATAGATTTTGAAACAAGATTGAGAAAATCGCAAGCATTTCCTAGAGGTTCTAAATGA
- a CDS encoding D-alanine--D-alanine ligase, with translation MNKKIAVLLGGTSSERRISIKSGRAILESLLKSGFQAYPIDISDYSMIKLAKEGFDKAYIALHGKGGEDGSIQGVLEYLKIPYTGSGIMSSSVSIDKFRTKLLWKSVHLPIVPDVYIKNNMKESSYSLAMEKVSQLGFPVLVKPNNQGSSIGITFVSNIKNIHDAIDIAFKYDNHVLIEKFVKGQEYTISILGEQVLPSIHIVTKNNFYDYNAKYKSLSTEYFCPSGLNIIEENKLKEIAISAWKILGCSGCGRIDVILDQKKKFWLLEVNTIPGMTNRSLVPIAAKEVGISFDELVLLILKMSN, from the coding sequence ATGAATAAAAAAATAGCAGTTTTATTAGGTGGAACTTCTTCTGAAAGAAGAATATCAATAAAATCAGGTCGTGCTATTCTTGAAAGTTTGTTAAAATCTGGCTTTCAAGCATATCCAATTGATATATCTGATTACTCAATGATAAAACTAGCAAAAGAAGGTTTTGATAAAGCATATATTGCATTACATGGAAAAGGTGGTGAAGATGGTAGTATTCAAGGTGTTCTAGAATATTTAAAGATTCCTTATACAGGAAGTGGCATTATGTCTTCATCAGTCTCTATAGATAAATTTAGAACTAAATTATTATGGAAGTCTGTCCATCTTCCAATAGTACCTGATGTTTATATAAAAAATAATATGAAAGAATCTTCATACTCTCTTGCAATGGAAAAAGTCTCACAACTAGGTTTCCCTGTTTTAGTTAAACCAAATAATCAAGGATCTAGCATTGGTATTACATTTGTTTCTAATATAAAAAATATTCACGATGCTATCGATATAGCTTTTAAATATGATAATCATGTTTTAATTGAAAAATTTGTCAAAGGACAAGAATATACAATTTCTATTCTTGGAGAACAAGTATTACCTTCTATTCATATTGTAACAAAAAATAATTTCTATGATTACAATGCTAAATACAAATCTCTTTCTACCGAATATTTTTGTCCAAGTGGATTAAATATAATAGAAGAGAATAAATTAAAAGAAATAGCAATTTCTGCATGGAAAATATTAGGATGTAGTGGATGTGGTAGAATTGATGTAATATTAGATCAAAAGAAAAAATTTTGGTTATTAGAAGTTAATACTATACCTGGAATGACAAATCGTAGTTTAGTACCAATAGCAGCAAAAGAAGTAGGAATATCATTTGACGAATTGGTATTATTAATTTTAAAGATGAGCAATTAA
- the murG gene encoding undecaprenyldiphospho-muramoylpentapeptide beta-N-acetylglucosaminyltransferase: MISKKIIIMAGGSGGHIFPGLAIANYLIKQGWSVNWIGTENNLESKIIPQHGIKIHFIKIKGLRDSSFKNLISSPIYILRSYYQIKKIIKNWSPDIILGMGGYVSGPGGVAAWRTKIPLILHEQNKIAGLTNRWLSKISTKNMQAFPNVLINAEVVGNPVCENIINIPSPKKRFKNRKGALRVLVVGGSQGASILNSILPKVSFLLQEKIIIWHQVGTLELEKTQKNYKNLGLKNYIITDFINNIASAYEWADVIICRSGALTVSEVSIVGLGAIFIPYPHKDEQQYRNAQNLEKIGAAKIIDQSDFNTKLIVKIINSLNRNQLLIMAEKAYSLGIRNSTLKIFKIIKKIINKK, translated from the coding sequence ATGATTTCTAAAAAAATAATAATTATGGCAGGTGGAAGCGGTGGTCATATTTTCCCAGGACTAGCTATAGCTAATTATTTAATTAAACAAGGATGGTCTGTTAATTGGATAGGAACCGAAAATAATCTAGAATCTAAAATTATACCACAACATGGTATTAAAATACATTTTATAAAAATTAAAGGATTACGTGATTCTAGTTTTAAAAATTTAATTTCATCACCAATTTATATATTACGTTCTTATTATCAAATTAAAAAAATAATCAAGAATTGGTCACCAGATATTATCTTAGGAATGGGAGGATATGTATCTGGTCCAGGTGGCGTTGCTGCTTGGCGGACTAAAATTCCACTTATTTTACACGAACAAAATAAAATTGCAGGTCTGACAAATCGTTGGCTTTCTAAAATATCTACAAAAAACATGCAAGCTTTTCCTAATGTTTTAATAAACGCAGAAGTAGTAGGAAATCCAGTTTGTGAAAATATTATCAATATTCCTTCACCTAAAAAACGTTTTAAAAATAGAAAAGGAGCTTTGAGAGTACTAGTAGTTGGAGGTAGTCAAGGCGCTTCAATTTTAAATTCTATTTTACCAAAAGTATCATTTTTGTTACAAGAAAAAATTATTATTTGGCATCAAGTTGGTACTTTAGAATTAGAAAAAACACAAAAAAATTATAAAAATTTAGGATTAAAAAACTATATTATCACTGATTTTATAAATAATATAGCTTCTGCATATGAATGGGCTGACGTTATTATTTGTCGTTCTGGAGCTTTAACTGTTAGTGAAGTATCTATAGTAGGATTAGGTGCTATTTTTATACCTTATCCACACAAAGATGAACAACAATATCGAAATGCACAAAATTTAGAAAAAATTGGTGCTGCAAAAATAATTGATCAGTCAGATTTTAACACAAAATTGATAGTCAAAATTATTAATTCGTTAAATCGAAACCAGCTTTTAATTATGGCAGAAAAAGCATATTCTTTAGGAATTCGCAATTCCACATTAAAAATATTTAAAATCATCAAAAAAATAATTAATAAAAAATGA